ACGTGTGATACTCCTCTTTatgcgttcaagttttcctgaatCAAAGCTAACACAGAGCTTGTGTTGTAGCTAATGTAGAAGTATCCTAAGTGAATGCTGAATGGGTTATCTACACTAAGTTTGTTGTGTgcgtgcaagaagatacaaaaaggTCAAGTGGAAAAACAGGGGGTCATGTGAAAATGGTGTTCAGTGCAAGtggtatgcgtcgatctaagtgaAATGTACACGTACAAGAATGTGGTGCAGATGGAAATGACTTTGCTTGCTTATAACTCTATAAATGCATTAGGTTTTTGCTTACTTTTTATTCAGCACTCCTCAATGCGAATGCCACACAAattcctatctttaggatgcatgcgttaatcacaaaatacaataaaagtgcctctatctctagatgtaccatgcgtttttaactttatatttgcttgcttattctctcgaataattcaAGCTAAAATAGCTTTTATCAAGTGATTATGTTGGCTTAAGCGCTTAGAAATGGActttgcatgaagttatagatgcatctaACACAAGGCAAGAAATAAACAGTAGCAAAGTGTAGtcgatcaaatatgtgaattcataaaGAACCATATTGTCTTTATAAGATCAATACTTAATCGAATGCGATGAAGAGAATAGAAttgagatgaaaagaaaagagtcaaGCTGCAGAGTACAATCTTTTATCCTCTTTGGCTTAATTTAAATTCGTGTACAACTAGCTTgtagaagaaatggaagaaaattctctctcgagctaagTTTCTCCACTCCTTGATCAATGGTGGGGGTGGATCTTTTTCTTGTGTTCTTGTCACAGCAGCAAAGCTCtaagtctctaaattttggaaTGATACAAATGAGCTGATCTTTTTCTTCTGGtaggatttcttctatttgtaGGCATTGCTCTTCATCAGCTTGATGATGGGGCGACAATAAATTCTATACCCTAGTCAACCGCTTGACATTCAGACACTTTTCAGACGCTGCTAGCTACggatgcccatgcttgcaagtggtgatttgacacaaacagcttGAGTCAATGAATCTTTGTTGCTTTGaaatccctccgacgcatgtCCATGCGTTGACGTTACTTGCGATACTTAGAatctttgttgaaatcctgcaatattaTGCATTAGTGACGTAGCTTTCaacaataaacattcttttgtatGAGTTTGGTAGTGCTtaagtaattccatgcgttttctcCAAGAATGAcaagattttatcattaaaaaccataattgttccaactttggagagacaataacttgtatttctacaagttataaAAAATTCACTTCCTCCATTTATTGCTCGTCATATCAGCATGTCCTCAGAAATAGAGTGAGATCATTGACATTAATGTAAGATTCACTAATATTTATGAACACAAATTTATAGTATGAAcaaagggattttttttttgataatcgCGAGTGCCTGAGCTAGCTTACGCTTACCTTGATTTGTAACATCCCAaaattttcatgtaatttttGTTGAATTACCTTGAATTGTTTGGACAATCATTTTGTTAAATGGAGGCTAAAACTGGATTTTGGGTGTAAGATAGGTAATTTAAATGATGTTGGTAGAGATTTGGGAATCTTGAAATTTATTTGAGGAAATTTGGATAAATGAATgtggaatttaaaatttaattaacttgctatatttattctaatttaattaatttgaattaattgaagttatatttagttttatggTCAAAATTGGATTATGATAATAAGATAATTCAatgtttttaattctaaaagATAGAAGATATTGGGTATTGGAAAACATTTGAGATATTATATGGATTGGGTGGTACTTCACTTgttggtaatgagagatcaTCTAGACTTgattatatggattgtggtcATTCAGAGAGCAACGCTGTGGTCATTCAGAGAGCAACGCTGTGGTCCTTCAATGGATGTTAATGAGCAATCAACAAAATTCAATGAAATGGACCGTGATCATAGAGATGTGCGTTATTTTACGGTAGGTTCAGTGGTTCCACCATCTGTGTCTTCAAATCATAGAGGAGAGTTGATTATGTCGGGTACCTTTTCATATGGGACAGAGCTTCAACTATTTTTGAGTAAAAAGGACTTAAAAATGCGATTATCTATTTtgtccataaaaaaaaattttgaatttagagtCAAGAAGTCAACCCAGTAAATTGGTTAGtgtcaatttaacaaccaaataaacatattatgcatagagtAAACGTACATTGTTTTACTCGAATATGTCTCTCTTGATTACTTTGAAGGACACtgagtgggagcatgaccatTGTAATATGCAAGACAAAACCACCTTGCTCCTTCGCTCCgcaatgttcccagctattgATGCTGCTAAGATCTCGTATGTTCatacttaaataaaatttaatatatattaagaacaatagTAATGTTAAATCAAACAACACAGTTATTATGTTAAACAAATTTACCTGGAACGCCGGAAATCCACACAAAGAGTACTTCACGACGTTATTTTTATTTCCCTTCACCTTCATTTTGTATAGACTACTCTTATCATTCAATGCATTCTTTAGGGCATCGAGTGTCCTCTCCCAAATAATGGTACCTCAGTCTAGACTATTGTAGTATTCTATGTTTTGAATGTCTTTAAAACTTTTAAGGTCCATTGCATTTTTCCGTTTGTTCTTTTCCATCATTGCAACCTCCGTGTAGTAGACTAATGTGATCTTCACAGCATcctcattattttcaaactCCAACTCCTCGTATTTTTTTTCTAGTAGATGAACATGTAAGGTGTCATTCGTCACTCGATTATCAAAATACTTGATTGCAAGTTCATACGAGGACTGCTCATTCTGATCAAATCGCGTAGGGGATCGCCACAAACCAGTCATCAACAAAAAACCATCCTTCNACTCGATTATCAAAATACTTGATTGCAAGTTCATACGAGGACTGCTCATTCTGATCAAATCGCGCAGAGGATCGCCACAAACCAGTCATCAACAAAAAATCATCATTCGAAAAAGTGACGACCTTTCCACCAACAGAGAATGAGATTGAGTTAGATCTCGTGCTCTTCACTTCTCTTAACAATATATGATGGATAATTGGGTTGTTGAACACCATGTCAACGTCTACAAATCACCAAAAAATTGTTCTCTTGAACATCTCTAACTGCTTTGGGGTAAGCTTCCCCTTCATAGTCTTGTTCGCATTAGCAATATGGGCCAAGCTCATTACTTGGCCAGGAAATCGGTCGACTATAGGTATTCTAAAACGTGTTGacatcttaaatcactcctacatgaaataaagattcaatcagtaaactccttcagaaaaaatttgtaaaaaacaTTTTGTTTAAGTCTCGCTAGTATCACTTTCGCTAGTATTGCTCTCACTGGTATCGCTCtctctggtgtcgctctctctagtaATTCTCACTTTTCTcactcacattctctctttttactcgtTTTCCACCACAAAACACatcgaaaaccaaaaaaacaatATGCCATAGATTCACAGTATTTCTAAACCCCAGAACGGCCCACCCTTTCCGGTGTTGTTCTCTCTAATATCGCTCTCGTcgatttcactctcacttatcttgctcacattctctctttttactcgtcttcaaccacagaacacatcgaaaaaaaaaaaaaacacaaaaccaTATGTTTACAACATTTCTAAACCCAGAACGATCACAAAGCCTCATTACCGATCAGTTTAAGACATTTTCAGGTACAGATTGAAAAATTTACCGATCATATTCGATTTGTGGGTGGCAGTGGAATCGTTTGCAAGACCAAATGATGGATTTTAAAATGTAGCGAAGCCATCCGGAGCTTATGAGCGAGATGAAGCCGTTACATTTGGGAAATTtgaagagtttttagttttggttggtTTTCAGTAAAAGGGTAAGAAGACAAAGAGGTGAGGGCAATTTACTTAATTTGGTATGGCGATGATGTCAACAGAGGGTCAAtcgacattattttttaaaaatgggtcatttgacattttgggcccaaaaaatgggtcatccatacaaatttttccttttttttcctcattttgCATAGAGGCTCATCAAGGCCTGAGTTCAACCAGTCGCCGTTCGCATTTTCTTAGCCAGCCGCCGTTTGCATCTCTCAGTCCAGCTGTTGCATCGCTCCTCCGATGCCCGAACATGAAGTAGGGCACTGCTGTCGACGCTCAACCATACCCAATGCCGCAGGTCTATGTTTCTGTAACGAACCAACTTTCTAGGACTTATACTAGACTGTTACTATAACATGCATAAATCTTAAAACGACTCtcataaattttaactaaaatcaaaagaattttaTTAAGTAAATAGCTTTTGTAAAATCCAAATAACTGAAAATCTTTGAATGGGGTCCCCCTGAAatataagtttaaaataaatttcatgaaaTTTTATAAGTAAAAATTTCAACAATGAAACTCTAAACTCAAACATTAAGACTGAaatttaaaacactaaaatatGAAAACAAGCAGAAGCATCTCTCTGGTCCCAATGGCACGATCATAGATTTCTTCTGTCATTTGCCAATAAGTCCTTGCGTTTACttaaaaaacataacataaaaaaaagatgcatataaaatacttagtaaatAACCACACTACTGAGATTAGGCtaagcatctatgtcctctagatgccacTCTCTAGTGAGACGTGCATAAACCTCTACTTTCCATGGGATGACCATTTAGTGGATAATTGAACCCGCCCTATTGTAGGTGAGATATACCCACAAAACTCTGGTGAAATCTCGAAGGAAATCACTAACCTTTGGCGagtctcgaaggaaacacaaacttttggtgaaatctcgaaggagatcaccacctctggtgaattccgaaggaaacacaaacttctGGTGAAATCTTAAAGGAGATCACAACCTCTGATGAaccccgaaggaaacacaaaccactagtgaatcccgaaggaaacacaaacctcttgTGAAATCTCGAAGGAGATCACCACCTCTGGTAAAtctcgaaagaaacacaaatctCTAGTGGGTATCTAACTACAGGTAGGGGATAATTATCACTATCATAAATaacatgcatcataaaatagAGTCTAATCATAACATAAAGCTCATTCATCCTCTTACATGTCAAATTGTATCTagatcatgctcatacattctTGTAAAATATCTTATAAAATAAGATCATGCTCATTcttatcacatacatcaaataaGATAGTCATATGTTCATATTTCCTCTCTAATCAGACATCATGATTCATAGTCTTAGAACTATCAAAGTTATCCTTAATCTTATCGCCTGGTACAAAGTGGTttcaatagtaagattacttacctcaaattaaaatttaaaaattaatccaaGAAATGTACCTCTGACAAAAACTTGAATCAATGTCTCAAACACTTTGTTTGCTCCAAATTTATTCCAAACATCGCTCAAAGATTCAAATATACACATAAACCataatttaggatttaaattccAATTTCCAACATTTATAACTAATTCAAAAAGTTTCATAGTCTTAATACTCACCTAATATGCGCTCCAAAGCTCCAGAGCTTGTTGAATAATACACTAATGACTTTCAAAAACTTGAGTCGATACTCCAAATCGGTAAATCAAGTTTGGCCCAAAATTAAGTGTGTACTAAAGAACCAATCAAGAAATCCAAAGAAAAATCATCATCAACTCACCAACTAAAAATCTAGCAAGCAGCGGTGATTGGCAGACGCACAACGGCGAacgactaaaaaaaaaaatatgaaagtaacaaggatttttctctttaattgaCCTCCATTTGGAATGAATCGAATGGTTTGGAATGAAGTGGATTGTTGTTTTTGTAGAAGAAaaataatcctaatcctaaattATTTGGGATTCCATAACTTGAAGTAGTAGATatattagattttcttttttaataagatattttctctaattaagaaatttatattttaattaattaaaaaatccatcatctaattaatttaaattaaatccaaatttctcttatcaatccaatttaaattaattatcttctctatTTTGGATCCAAGCTCCAAAATTAAATAGGATAAAATTTAGAATCACAATTTCCCCTTTcattcttaaatttcaaattccttttaattttcaaaatcctaATTCTTTTGGtttcctttattttcaaatctgtatctaaaataatccaaaaatttcAAACTCTTATCAAACTAATCCCAAAAGCAATTAACTTCttcaattaacttaattttggctccaaactaaaattaaagaTAACATAGAATCCAATAGTTGAGATAAATTACAttattccaaatatttaatcaatttaaaaacacACTTTTCCCAAAataaattaatccaatttttccttaaattgaattaaaattccaattctttacaaatatcttttaagttaattatcttgCCTCccaattaaatttttatctccaatttatcaaaataatgcccaaatatttcaagataatttAATGCAAATTATCTGaaaaattcgggatgttacgTTATTCTTACCTTAAGAAACTGTCGTCTTCGAAAGTTCATTCCTGGATAAGCTTTGGGTATTGGGCTGTCACcccaacctcttgttcttatgtTGCCTTCTCAAACTGGTTATTCTTCCATAAAACTTTTACTAGTGCTAACTCCCTGTTGCTTAAAGTCTTCACCTCCCTGGTGAGAATTTGGGGGGCTTCTCCTCATAACTTAAGTTCTCATTCAACTGTAATGATTTGAAGTTCACCATATGGGATGGATTTGTCACATACTTCTTCAATATCGAGACATGAAAAACATTGTGAACTGTAGAGAGAGACGGTGGCAATGCCAACCGATAAGCTACAAGGCCAATGGTTCACACCTAAAGGTACCGTCTCTCTCTACATTGTGAACTATAGGTAGAGGGAATATATATCTATTCCTTTTTGAAAAGagtatatacgatatattgtttGATATACTAATAATCGAAGAAacgaaaatcaaaatttaaaattttcttatgttttttaAATGGTCTTAATGTTTATTTCCTACCTATTGCAACTTTCCATGTTTTAAATACTACAATGAAGATAGGGTAAAGTAGTTGTACCTAATATCTAAAATGAGGAGATACACATGTGGaagaaatataaaattgaacctGCCAACATTTTGCATATATGCATATTTTTCCATTGACATAgatattttcttatatatgtACATTAGAAGTTTACAAATGTAGCaacatataaaagaaaataatgaagaTTTTGAGAAGCCATTTGAGCTAAGGGAAGGTTGAAGTTGAACTAATAATCAACAaagtttgtatttgtttttgaaGTGAATTATGAAACAAACTTTTGGATCATTTCTCTAACTTCTTCAATCACAAGCCAAGCTTTGTGCCCTCCAATTACTTCTGCTTTCATTTCTCCATCTTTCCAAagctaataaataattttagacAAAAATATGAACAGCTCATTTGTACCACTTTCAAAAATTTATAGCCAAATAAGTGTTTGGGAGTAATTTAACAAGACTCAAAAGTAATTCTCCCTAAAAAAACCACAAAATAAATGTGTTAGTTTAATTCTATACTTTTAAAcgtagttttcaaaatatgtttaagaatgattttgaaaataacaaaagtgatcttaactatttcaaaatcgcTCTCAAACATGGCCACAAGAAAAAAATCACTTATGCCATTGTTAAAATTACTTTCTTTTTGATATTGGGCAAATATTGAAATTGATTtcagaaaaatctaaaattatcaaaaattgtttttcaagaATTAGTTGAGAGATGATTTTGGTGGCATGATTGACCTATTTTGCCCTCTTTTATCAAAATACCAAATCTCTCTTTGTatttaagaataatttttttttactcttttagTAATTTAGTAAGTCTAAAATCACTTTTCATACCAACCAAAATACCTTAAACTCACTTTTAAATCTTTGAAATCACTTTTAAGAGTTCGAAACTAAACATCAAtatgattgtatgaaaattaattttacaaatcaATTGTAGTtatacctattttttttttttaaaaaaaaaatcactactTCAATCATTATTCCCAAATATACACTTTAAAAGTGTCGTGGTAGGAACTACAAAAGTGCTTTTGGCATAAGCATTTGAGGTAAAAGGACTCCAAAATAAATTTCAAGAAAACAAAACTAAGAgatgaaatttaattatcatGGAATACTTTCTATTATAATGTTTTAAATTGAAGTATCGTTTTTGTTGAAAGCATTTGAGTGCAAGTTTGAGATGAATTTTAAAAGCATTAAAAGGTGTTTATTTCtcctaaaaaaatactttcatacAAGATAAGACCCAAAAGTAATGGatcaaaatactattttaattgGGACTTGGTCTATTTTGGTCCACGTATTTTTAGATGTCCAAATATCGATCTAATACTTTCTAACAAAATTAATCCATACTACTAGCTCatggttattattatttttttcaaaaaaatttaatgaatCTTTCCTCTATAAAGTTTGTAAACGTATCCAAATGAAAATATTTACTAATAATTTACAaagttaaataaaaactaacttCAAACCAAAAACCAACCGTAATGCTAGTTTTAAGGTCGGTTGAAAGTATAAAGCCAAAATTTggacaaatttaaaagtatatggattaaaatagaatatgtcCCAAAATATAtggaccaaaatagtattttaataaaaaaatacttaacCTAAaagctttttatttttttgggtcAAAATTCATCTAAGAGTGAGAATTAATAAAAAGTGGTCACCTGAATTGTTGGCATTTTCTGCAGAAtgagaaaatatataaatggtCAAAAAAACATAATTAGAAAAGTATAGATATGAAGAAGCTCAAAAAGGACTTTATAGAATATACTTACAGAGATGTTTCCACGTTTTACTAAAGATTGAGGGACCTTATTCACATCTACATAGTAGAATTTTACTctgaaaaagtatatatatattttttacaaaaattagtacgtaaattattgtaaagtaagaaaaaaaaaatacgtttttggtctctaagttttggatttagtttctatttagttcatcggttttaaaatgttacacttttagtcgttaaattttgagtttgatttcaatttagtttaaaggtttcaaaatgttgcaattttaccattgagatttgaattttgtttcaatttagtccttagggttcaagatttatacttttaacatcgatattttttttttattaaacattCAGTTTAAGTATTGGCGCTAATGtctattagttaatttaaaataattatgaagtgaaatttaaaattattttcaagaGTGATAAACTGTTGTGAAACTTAATTCATAAGAATTCTTctagttattttaaattaatcaatagacATTAACGAGTATTTAGTGAAACGTAAGGTTAAAAGGGTGGATCTTGAAATGTAgtgatcaaattgaaacaaaactcaaatctggAAGTAAAAAATGGTAATATTTTAAatctagagactaaattgaaataaaattcaaaatttaaatactaaaaatataacattttgaaacttaaaaggTCAAATAGAAATTAGTCCCAAAATTTAACGAccaaaaaagatatatttttttttctgaaaatagatattaaaattaagatttattttctAAGAATAAGAAAATAGCATAGAGGGTTACTTGGTAACATAATCAGCAGCAAGTTTCTCCAGTTTAGGCTTCAAGTAGATGCATTTCCTACACCAAGTCGCCATCCTATTTGccaatttattcaataatatcaGATACCTAAAgtgaaattacaaaaatgcccttGGTATGGAATGGAAGGGAAATGAGAGATAAGAGAAACACGAACCAATCAAtaagaattggctgagaaaGTTGTTGGGAGTGAATCAAAATCCGATCGAGGTGATCGGAATCATCAATGGACTCCATCTCCACCGCCGCCGGACGCGATAAGTCCGGCCAAAACCCAGCCTCGGCCTTGATCCTAAGCTCCCTCCGCCGCTGATCACCAAGAAGCCCAAAATCTGTATTGAGAAAACAACGCTTCCCAGTGCTTAGAATTTGGTGTTGGTGGAGTTGTCTGTACAGAATCTGAGAACTATTTGCACCCAAAACAGACATATCTCTCTCGGTTCCTCTCTGGTTTTCTTCTATTACCTTCTTCTCTGTTCGTAgggttctctctctctctctctctttctttctggGATTTGAAATTGAGAGAGAAGATGGGAACAGTGGAAGGGAAAGTTTTTGGAGTGCTTATCCGAAAGGCTGAGTTGGGGATGGAACCTAAAGACAAGCACGTGAGAGGGGAGGAGAGTGGAGACCACATCCAatgtcaagttttttttttgttttttttttttttttttttttttttttataataataatattattattaataatttatgtttttagatttaCTAAGTTAAACTAATATGTATTTCGAAAACAAACTAGAATTTGTTTTTGGATCCTATCATCtaactaatataaattataaaaaataacattttagtGTTTTCATTATAACCATATTttcgattttaaattttaaattgtagaattatataataaaaaataaaaaaattaaaaatttggtatgttatattataaactcaagtcattttaaaaaaaattaaaatatgtattatataatatatttataaattatataatattaaaatatgtataaGTTTTCCACATCGACATTTGGAGCCATTAGTCTGGACAATGATGAACGCAAACAGATGTGTAaagttataataattttttttatgtctaTGGGAAGGGGAGCATGGTATTTAGATGCAACCTAGGCTAAACCTAAATATTGCTCATTCTAGAATTGTGACAATTTTATTTAAGGATTGGAAACTAAATGAATGAGAGATCCTTACCTTAAAAGAAAACTAGAGAAGAAATATTGAACTTCTAAAGAATAAAGGCACCCTAAGGTGAtgatttcattattttcttcattaagTCACACAAAGGTTCTATGGAATCTTGTGCTATTGAcatatttaagtttaaaaatgaAACTTCGGATTATTATCTTTGAACGATAACTTTGTCTCATGCAAACTTAAGTGATTACTAATCTCTTGAAACCAAATCAAGAGGCATGACATTAAGCAAAATCATAAACAACTTTCATTATTAACCTCTATTTTATGGAGGATTAACAATGATTCAATGTTATAAGTTTGGTTAAACATGCAAtctatcaatttgaacattcaacCTAACATTCATTGATGACCGATCTACATAAAAATAagcaaaataacaatgcaaaaCATCCAACTCCACAACATCCATAACAATACCATGCATAAAATCAGATCCATAAATAAATTCATCATCCTAGAACATACAAGTCTAGTCACTCATCATTgtaaaaaacttattctcagATAATTTAACATGCATAAAGAGTAAAGAAAGtgaaaagataaaggaaaaaCTATTGTCGAAGTGATTCTTTGTTGTTGAAGATCGTAAAATTGCACCTCGAGATTAACGAACGACCTACAAAAATTTCTCTCATTCTCTCAACTCTTCTCTTAGTAAAACTCACGTTAAGACCCAAAATTCATTAATGAAGAAGGTTACAAAACCTTAGACTTGATAgaaaaaaatttccaaaaataCACAATTTTCCAAAAGTAAGTGATACTGCCATGACACCACCTTATAGCACAGCGACACCGTGTTGAATCTGGCAGCATGTGAAGTCCTTCCATGAtcgtgttgggattggtgtcctaattctcccagagtctcgttgtttgtaatgatacacgttgtttaatgaataaaataattgttatttcattctggcatttactcatatccaataaacaaagctccatggttatcttatgtaaactttagcatgtatatgtgatatacaagtggatcatgccttaagtgataatctaaataggtctgtagtataaggattaaggttggatacctgatccttgtgacactacggatatggcccgctttgtaaagatttgcaagtgttgtaaactactacagatggtagatcttgaccattcatgtggagacgtgcgagcggtggtgtcctatataaagattttgtataagaccggaccacgagatgattagactctgtatataacgccgttgctacgagagacttacatctcacctaaaacgaccataggtgacacgacctcaatcctgagtgttttgggaactcttgcctttgggagtgtcctttaattagtatgggtgagagtggccagattgccaacttaacatgcctacctttttggggacttgtttgatctgggagctgggaactcaatccacaagatggaattcactcctttcccgaagcagggataagtagagagattgctccttaaTGCTGATTttgggcttgaacatagtggccaaacTTCTCTTGCGGAAGagagactcaatcatagtaagACATATGACTTATATtaattagagagatcagtggtacttaggagttagatgtaactacaggggcataacggttattggccgagtttATTACTTACGTGTGATCTGT
The nucleotide sequence above comes from Benincasa hispida cultivar B227 chromosome 3, ASM972705v1, whole genome shotgun sequence. Encoded proteins:
- the LOC120074386 gene encoding thioredoxin-like 3-1, chloroplastic isoform X1, whose amino-acid sequence is MSVLGANSSQILYRQLHQHQILSTGKRCFLNTDFGLLGDQRRRELRIKAEAGFWPDLSRPAAVEMESIDDSDHLDRILIHSQQLSQPILIDWMATWCRKCIYLKPKLEKLAADYVTKVKFYYVDVNKVPQSLVKRGNISKMPTIQLWKDGEMKAEVIGGHKAWLVIEEVREMIQKFVS
- the LOC120074386 gene encoding thioredoxin-like 3-1, chloroplastic isoform X2 — its product is MSVLGANSSQILYRQLHQHQILSTGKRCFLNTDFGLLGDQRRRELRIKAEAGFWPDLSRPAAVEMESIDDSDHLDRILIHSQQLSQPILIDWMATWCRKCIYLKPKLEKLAADYVTKVKFYYVDVNKVPQSLVKRGNISKMPTIQMEK